In a single window of the Thermodesulfobacteriota bacterium genome:
- a CDS encoding YggS family pyridoxal phosphate-dependent enzyme, protein MMPGIADNLARIREAMAAACLRAGRSPESVQLVAVSKRVPVSRIQEAVAAGQRHFGENYLQEARNKIKAVAGPVIWHFIGHLQSNKAREAAALFSVVETVERRSVAQRLHQALAAEGRRLEILVQINIGGEPQKSGVLPEAASELLAGLATFPTLVVRGLMTIPPAADQPEASRPHFRALADLAADLIRQGLLPAKDCQLSMGMSADFSIAIEEGATLVRVGTALFGCRR, encoded by the coding sequence ATGATGCCTGGCATTGCCGACAACCTGGCCCGGATCCGGGAGGCCATGGCGGCCGCCTGCCTGCGCGCTGGCCGGTCGCCGGAGTCGGTGCAGCTGGTGGCGGTGTCGAAGCGGGTGCCGGTATCCCGCATCCAGGAGGCGGTGGCCGCCGGCCAGCGTCACTTCGGCGAGAATTATCTCCAGGAGGCCCGGAACAAGATCAAGGCGGTGGCCGGACCAGTGATCTGGCACTTCATCGGCCACTTGCAAAGCAACAAAGCGCGGGAGGCCGCGGCGCTTTTTTCCGTTGTCGAAACGGTGGAGCGGCGGTCGGTGGCCCAGCGCCTGCACCAGGCCCTGGCGGCGGAGGGCCGCCGGCTGGAGATCCTGGTCCAGATCAACATCGGCGGCGAGCCCCAGAAGTCCGGCGTGCTGCCGGAGGCGGCCTCCGAGCTGCTGGCCGGTCTTGCCACTTTCCCCACCCTGGTCGTCCGGGGACTCATGACCATTCCTCCCGCGGCTGACCAGCCCGAGGCCAGCCGCCCCCATTTCCGGGCCCTGGCTGACTTGGCCGCTGATCTCATCCGGCAGGGCCTGCTGCCCGCCAAGGATTGCCAACTGTCCATGGGCATGTCCGCCGATTTTTCCATCGCCATCGAGGAGGGCGCCACCCTGGTTCGGGTGGGAACAGCCCTGTTCGGCTGCCGGCGATAG